A stretch of Schistocerca nitens isolate TAMUIC-IGC-003100 chromosome 6, iqSchNite1.1, whole genome shotgun sequence DNA encodes these proteins:
- the LOC126263617 gene encoding piggyBac transposable element-derived protein 2-like, translating to MIPESEYPNYMLFFDNFFTSVDTLITLGKSKMKATGTIRETRTNACPLIDSKRMGKEKEQGFYDYMFDKENEVLVLKWSDNKPVCVATNYSTITPLSSTKRYSQAKKKEISVTMPHLTEEYNAHMGGVDLLDKEISLYRTRIRSKKWWCPLFTHMIDICVVNTWRAYQIANSNEKLSLLDVRQEIVKFYLSKKTVSEPKRRGPQGSKLMGGRVNTDLRLDPGNHFIVPSKTQKRCAYCKKKTTKICDRCNVGVHDKCFASFRTE from the coding sequence ATGATTCCAGAATCAGAGTATCCGAATTATATGCTTTTCTTTGACAACTTTTTCACCAGTGTTGACACACTGATAACGCTCGGAAAGAGTAAAATGAAAGCTACAGGAACAATAAGAGAGACCCGAACTAATGCATGTCCTTTGATTGACTCGAAAAGAATGGGAAAAGAAAAGGAACAAGGATTCTATGACTACATGTTTGACAAAGAGAACGAAGTTCTGGTTTTGAAATGGAGTGACAACAAACCAGTATGTGTAGCAACAAATTACAGTACTATTACTCCTCTGAGTTCTACTAAAAGATACTCACaggcaaagaaaaaggaaatatctgTTACAATGCCACATCTCACTGAAGAATACAATGCCCATATGGGTGGCGTAGATCTACTGGACAAGGAGATATCACTTTATAGGACAAGGATAAGGTCAAAGAAATGGTGGTGTCCATTATTCACACACATGATAGATATCTGCGTAGTAAACACATGGCGTGCATATCAAATTGCTAACTCTAATgagaagctctcacttttggatgtccgacAGGAAATAGTGAAgttttacctatcaaagaaaacagtatcagaaccaaaacgcagaggaccacaaggaagcaaattgatgggCGGACGGGTGAACACAGATTTacgactagatccaggaaatcatttcattgtgccaagtaaaacacagaagagatgtgcttactgcaagaaaaaaacaacaaaaatttgtgataggtgcaatgttggtgtacacgacaagtgttttgcttcatttcgtactgaatag